One Misgurnus anguillicaudatus chromosome 19, ASM2758022v2, whole genome shotgun sequence genomic region harbors:
- the LOC129425748 gene encoding erythroblast NAD(P)(+)--arginine ADP-ribosyltransferase-like: MAPDSVDDMYAGCTEKMEKLVKTTFLKQEICNNTAQFGAAWINSTGQFPGSKKLKMHHLIAIYVYTGAEIPIYRAFNPSVRSGKQIYQNRTYKWYSLQFLLTEAIQILKKTQKGCKKTYRGTKLTFNETVLNTEVRFGSFASSSTTKKVAERFGKESCFKIKTCYGAEVTKYSSLKYEKEVLIPPYEKFRVIKIKKSGQKGVWCNTVFKLKSSGTQSNLNCNITSVKPKKYHNMVNIKYLNYL, from the coding sequence ATGGCACCAGATTCAGTTGATGACATGTATGCTGGTTGTACAGAGAAGATGGAAAAACTGGTAAAGACAACATTTCTAAAGCAAGAAATCTGTAATAACACAGCTCAATTTGGAGCAGCTTGGATAAACAGTACAGGACAATTTCCTGGatcaaaaaaattgaaaatgcaCCATTTAATTGCCATTTATGTGTACACTGGAGCTGAAATACCCATATATAGGGCATTCAATCCGAGTGTTAGGAGCGGTAAACAAATATACCAAAACAGAACATACAAATGGTATTCACTTCAGTTTTTGTTGACAGAAGCGATACAGATTCTTAAGAAAACACAAAAGGGATGCAAGAAAACTTATCGTGGTACCAAACTTACATTTAATGAAACTGTTCTGAACACAGAGGTTCGTTTTGGTTCATTTGCGTCCTCCTCTACTACAAAGAAAGTAGCAGAGAGATTTGGAAAGGAATCttgttttaaaatcaaaacttgTTATGGTGCTGAAGTGACAAAATACTCCAGTTTAAAATATGAGAAAGAGGTGCTGATTCCTCCATATGAGAAATTTAGggtcattaaaataaaaaaaagtggtCAGAAAGGTGTCTGGTGTAACACTGTGTTTAAACTGAAGAGCTCTGGGACACAAAGTAACTTAAATTGTAATATAACATCAGTCAAGCCCAAGAAATATCACAATATGGTAAATATCAAATATCTAAATTATCTCTGA